From one Neorhizobium galegae genomic stretch:
- a CDS encoding SMP-30/gluconolactonase/LRE family protein, with protein MPQKTSIYEIHDEAFRQLIVGSAALEELYSDCRWAEGPVWFADLNCLIWSDIPNQRMMRWAPEGGVSVFRSPSNFVNGNTRDRQGRLVSCEHGGRRVTRTEIDGSITILADRYQGKRLNSPNDVVVRSDGSVWFTDPTYGIKSDYEGYRAEPEQDTRNVYRLDPVSGDLEAAVTDFGQPNGLAFSPDETKLYVADSASSHDVKAPRHIRVFDVIDGRRLSNDRIFCSLDNGLPDGFRVDVKGNVWTSAGDGVHCFSPDGVLLGKILVPQTVANLTFGGPRRNRLFITASKSLYSVFVATNGAALG; from the coding sequence ATGCCGCAGAAAACCTCCATCTACGAGATTCACGATGAAGCCTTCCGGCAGTTGATCGTCGGCAGCGCAGCGCTCGAGGAACTCTATTCCGACTGCCGCTGGGCCGAGGGACCGGTCTGGTTCGCGGACCTGAATTGCCTGATCTGGAGCGACATCCCAAACCAGCGCATGATGCGCTGGGCGCCGGAGGGCGGTGTTTCGGTGTTCCGCTCGCCATCGAATTTCGTCAACGGCAATACGCGCGACCGTCAGGGCCGACTGGTTTCCTGCGAGCACGGCGGCAGACGCGTGACTCGTACCGAGATCGACGGGTCTATCACCATTCTGGCGGACCGCTACCAGGGGAAGCGGCTCAACTCGCCAAACGACGTCGTGGTGCGCTCGGACGGCAGCGTCTGGTTCACCGATCCGACCTACGGCATCAAGTCCGACTACGAAGGTTACCGGGCCGAGCCGGAGCAGGATACACGTAACGTCTACCGCCTCGATCCGGTGAGCGGTGACCTTGAGGCGGCCGTCACCGATTTCGGACAGCCGAACGGCCTTGCCTTCTCACCGGATGAAACAAAACTCTACGTCGCCGACTCCGCCTCCAGCCACGACGTCAAGGCGCCACGGCACATCCGGGTGTTCGATGTCATCGACGGCAGGCGCCTTTCCAATGACCGGATTTTCTGCAGCCTGGACAACGGCCTGCCGGATGGTTTCCGTGTCGATGTAAAGGGAAACGTCTGGACGAGCGCCGGCGACGGCGTGCATTGCTTCTCGCCGGACGGAGTGCTGCTCGGCAAGATCCTTGTACCGCAGACGGTTGCGAATCTCACCTTCGGCGGCCCGCGCAGGAATAGGCTGTTCATCACCGCCAGCAAATCGCTCTATTCCGTATTCGTGGCGACTAACGGCGCAGCATTGGGCTAA
- a CDS encoding ABC transporter permease, with product MNGARLLLSKPWIWSFVATIAVWIVTVLFTGGASSLGLSQAALTFAAFSVIVGLGQMFVITLGPGNIDLSVPATMTLSGTLALKLMDVQDGMIVVGLLVSILLGFGIGIANYVLIKLLRIPPIIATLSMSFIIQSTAIWTNRGLRIKPPEILAGFTTSNLFGVPNIAIVALILSVIAWILLEKTIYGRWISAIGQSTFAARMTGIPVDGTRLVTYILCAVLASICGYLLASFSGGAALNMGSEYLLMSIAVVVIGGTAVAGGNSNIPGIWGASLFMFLVVSMLNTYGFGAGFRLILTGLIIIAVILLAGGRQANR from the coding sequence ATGAACGGCGCACGCCTTCTCCTCTCCAAACCCTGGATCTGGTCTTTCGTGGCCACGATTGCCGTCTGGATCGTCACCGTCCTCTTCACCGGCGGAGCAAGCTCGCTCGGTCTGTCGCAGGCGGCCCTTACTTTCGCAGCCTTCTCCGTCATCGTCGGCCTTGGCCAGATGTTCGTCATAACGCTCGGCCCCGGCAATATCGACCTCTCCGTGCCCGCCACGATGACGCTTTCCGGCACGCTGGCGCTGAAGCTGATGGACGTACAGGACGGCATGATCGTCGTCGGCCTACTGGTTTCGATCCTGCTAGGCTTCGGGATCGGCATCGCCAATTACGTGCTTATCAAGCTGCTGCGCATTCCGCCGATCATCGCGACGCTGTCCATGAGCTTCATCATCCAGTCGACGGCGATCTGGACGAACCGCGGCCTGCGCATCAAGCCCCCGGAGATACTGGCGGGCTTCACCACATCCAATCTCTTCGGCGTCCCCAATATCGCCATCGTCGCGCTCATCCTCTCTGTCATCGCCTGGATTCTCCTCGAGAAGACAATCTATGGCCGGTGGATCTCGGCGATCGGTCAAAGCACCTTTGCCGCCCGCATGACCGGGATTCCGGTCGACGGCACGCGGCTCGTCACCTACATTCTTTGCGCGGTCCTCGCCTCGATCTGCGGCTACCTGCTTGCGAGCTTCTCCGGCGGCGCGGCACTCAATATGGGTTCCGAATACCTGCTCATGTCGATCGCCGTCGTCGTGATCGGCGGTACTGCCGTCGCGGGTGGCAATTCCAACATTCCGGGCATATGGGGCGCCTCGCTCTTCATGTTCCTTGTCGTGTCGATGCTCAACACCTATGGCTTCGGCGCCGGGTTCCGCCTCATCCTCACCGGCCTTATCATCATCGCCGTCATTCTCCTCGCCGGCGGCCGTCAAGCCAACCGATGA
- a CDS encoding ABC transporter permease: MRISTGTIRLVIPAVSLALLLTAVFYMQPRAMSYTGLNLLFNLAVPIALATVAQMLIMAVNDLDLSMGAFVSFCACVTATFLQDSPAIGVLIFLGAIAAYAVIGIVIHVRELPSIVVTLGMSFVWGGLAVLMLPSPGGEAPGWARWLMTSRPPFVPMAIVASIVIALVTHFVIMRSSAGVLIRGVGGNVRSVERAGWSVIRIRAGTYALSGFFAVLSGIALVGLTTSADANIALRYTLLSIAGVILGGGEFVGGKVSPIGAVIGALTLTLAGSFLSFMRISPDWQIGAQGAILIVVLGLRLLLNRLEKREKSR, encoded by the coding sequence ATGAGGATATCCACCGGCACGATCCGCCTTGTCATCCCTGCTGTGTCGCTGGCACTGCTGCTCACCGCCGTCTTTTACATGCAGCCGCGCGCCATGAGCTATACCGGCCTGAACCTGCTCTTCAATCTCGCCGTGCCGATCGCACTCGCGACGGTGGCGCAGATGCTTATCATGGCGGTCAACGACCTCGACCTGTCGATGGGCGCCTTCGTCAGCTTCTGCGCCTGCGTGACGGCGACGTTCCTGCAAGACTCTCCGGCGATTGGGGTTCTGATTTTCCTTGGTGCTATTGCGGCCTACGCCGTGATCGGCATTGTCATCCACGTTCGAGAACTGCCCTCGATCGTCGTGACCCTCGGTATGAGCTTCGTCTGGGGCGGGCTTGCGGTCCTTATGCTGCCATCTCCGGGCGGCGAAGCTCCGGGCTGGGCGCGTTGGCTGATGACCTCCCGGCCACCCTTCGTGCCGATGGCGATCGTCGCCAGCATCGTCATCGCGCTGGTCACCCATTTCGTCATCATGCGCTCCTCCGCTGGCGTGCTGATCCGCGGTGTCGGCGGAAATGTCCGCTCGGTCGAACGCGCCGGTTGGTCGGTTATCCGCATCCGTGCGGGAACCTATGCGCTGTCCGGTTTCTTCGCCGTGCTGTCCGGCATCGCGCTCGTCGGTCTCACGACTTCGGCGGATGCCAATATCGCTCTGCGCTATACGTTGCTGTCGATCGCGGGTGTCATCCTCGGCGGCGGCGAGTTCGTCGGCGGCAAGGTCTCGCCGATCGGCGCCGTCATCGGGGCGTTGACCTTGACGCTCGCCGGTTCGTTCCTGTCCTTCATGCGCATTTCTCCCGACTGGCAGATCGGCGCTCAGGGAGCAATCCTCATCGTCGTGCTGGGGCTGCGCCTCCTCCTCAACCGGCTGGAAAAGCGGGAGAAGAGCCGATGA
- a CDS encoding sugar ABC transporter ATP-binding protein, producing MNEVTTRQEVVAARGIKVTFGAVKALDGADLVIHAGECVGLVGHNGAGKSTIVNVINGGLNPHAGEISYGGVRAQHGISTARANGLRCVFQELSLCPNLTVNENARIMHAELAGWNWRSRAGALVKLQLQDIFPGHGIDCDSTIDDLSIAERQMVEIAVSFAGLNQKPKLVILDEPTSSLDAGLAAQLMAYIRRFVGEGGAVLLISHILGEILSTSDRIVVMKDGQVVADRSASEFSKRSLVEAMGNVAREKEWQRTGDKRNGAPVLAMPARRGHGLAFEAHRGEMIGLAGLGGHGQTETLLDLYLSRNSNWWPARRKEIAFVAGDRSLNGIFPLWSILKNLSIASLGDFSSRTIVDHDREGALGNGWKKRIEIRTPDMENRILSLSGGNQQKVLFARALATSARIVLMDDPMRGVDVGTKQEVYDILRSETAGGRTFIWYSTEMDEIRLCDRVYVFREGTIVAEFAGDEITEKNVLEASFSGGEAA from the coding sequence ATGAATGAAGTGACAACAAGACAAGAGGTAGTTGCCGCCCGCGGCATCAAGGTGACCTTCGGCGCCGTCAAGGCACTGGACGGCGCCGACCTTGTCATCCATGCTGGCGAATGCGTCGGATTGGTCGGACATAACGGTGCCGGCAAATCCACGATCGTCAACGTCATCAACGGCGGCCTGAACCCACATGCAGGCGAAATCAGCTATGGCGGTGTCCGCGCCCAGCACGGCATCTCGACCGCGCGAGCCAATGGCCTTCGCTGCGTTTTCCAGGAACTGTCGCTTTGCCCCAACCTGACCGTCAATGAGAACGCCCGCATCATGCACGCGGAACTCGCAGGCTGGAACTGGCGCAGCAGGGCGGGCGCCCTCGTCAAACTGCAGCTGCAGGACATTTTTCCCGGCCACGGCATCGATTGCGACAGCACGATCGACGACCTCTCGATCGCCGAGCGACAGATGGTCGAGATCGCCGTCAGCTTCGCCGGCCTGAACCAGAAGCCGAAACTCGTCATTCTCGACGAACCAACCTCTTCGCTCGACGCGGGGCTGGCGGCGCAGCTGATGGCCTATATACGGAGGTTCGTCGGTGAGGGGGGCGCGGTCCTGCTGATCTCGCACATCCTCGGCGAAATCCTCTCCACCTCGGACCGCATCGTGGTGATGAAGGACGGCCAGGTCGTCGCCGACCGCTCCGCATCGGAGTTCAGCAAACGCAGCCTCGTCGAAGCCATGGGCAACGTGGCGCGCGAAAAGGAGTGGCAGCGCACGGGCGACAAGCGCAACGGGGCGCCGGTGCTTGCCATGCCAGCGCGACGGGGTCACGGCCTTGCCTTCGAAGCCCATCGTGGCGAGATGATCGGCCTTGCCGGCCTCGGAGGCCATGGCCAGACGGAAACGCTTCTCGATCTCTATCTTTCCCGCAACAGCAACTGGTGGCCGGCCCGCCGGAAGGAGATCGCCTTCGTTGCCGGCGACCGCAGCCTGAACGGCATATTCCCGCTCTGGAGCATCCTGAAAAACCTCAGCATCGCCTCGCTCGGCGATTTCTCCTCCCGGACCATCGTGGACCATGACCGCGAAGGCGCGCTCGGCAACGGCTGGAAGAAGCGCATCGAGATCCGCACGCCGGATATGGAAAACCGCATCCTGTCGCTCTCCGGCGGCAACCAGCAGAAAGTGCTGTTCGCCCGCGCATTGGCGACGAGCGCGAGGATCGTGCTGATGGACGACCCGATGCGCGGCGTCGATGTCGGCACCAAGCAGGAAGTGTATGACATCCTCCGCTCTGAAACGGCAGGCGGCCGCACCTTCATCTGGTATTCGACGGAAATGGACGAGATACGTCTTTGCGACCGGGTCTATGTCTTCCGGGAAGGAACGATCGTCGCCGAATTCGCGGGCGACGAGATCACCGAGAAGAATGTGCTGGAAGCCTCCTTCAGCGGAGGCGAAGCGGCATGA
- a CDS encoding GAF domain-containing sensor histidine kinase has product MLNPAPNALFDRYLGISRLLAGQLDFNSIIQAVAAEISHIIPHDHLDVCIKMLDGKYHIAYESGLATAWSQQPPALLTGSPIRTLLSGEVDFLLSPDACADPRFHFDGAFSSPIIELSLRSRLHVPLKVQGDIIGALSCSSHEHDKYSMEDVENARSIADLLAPYFFALRAAEQAKRSAIVETEARAREEGLRLGALKLTEALEAERQRIGMDLHDQTLADLTRLARRMERLSGLPDMHGDALEPLCRTLQQCMHDLRQIIEEAKPTVLQLFGVAEAIENHLERSVRESGLPVAWRMVDETGGALLDLDRTVATALFRIVQEAVNNAIRHGQPKTILVHLRIQGDALSIEISDDGSGLRNARDKAGHGIGNMKTRARLISAKFEIAGNPGGSGTTAKVVLSMERRHVAEKSA; this is encoded by the coding sequence ATGCTCAATCCGGCGCCAAATGCGTTATTTGACCGCTATCTCGGAATTTCCCGGCTGCTGGCAGGCCAACTCGATTTCAACTCGATCATCCAGGCGGTGGCGGCTGAGATCAGCCATATCATTCCGCACGATCATCTCGACGTATGCATCAAGATGCTGGACGGGAAATACCACATCGCCTACGAGAGCGGGCTTGCGACCGCCTGGAGCCAACAGCCTCCGGCGCTGCTGACCGGTAGCCCGATCCGTACGCTCCTGTCCGGCGAGGTGGATTTCCTGCTTTCGCCGGATGCCTGTGCCGATCCGCGCTTTCATTTCGACGGCGCGTTTTCGAGCCCGATAATCGAACTGTCCCTGAGAAGCCGGCTGCATGTGCCGCTCAAGGTCCAGGGTGATATCATTGGTGCCCTGAGCTGCTCCAGCCATGAGCACGACAAGTACTCGATGGAGGATGTCGAGAACGCCCGCTCGATCGCCGACCTTTTGGCACCTTATTTCTTTGCGCTGAGGGCTGCCGAACAGGCCAAACGCTCGGCGATCGTCGAGACGGAGGCCCGCGCCCGCGAAGAGGGATTGCGGCTGGGCGCGCTGAAGCTGACCGAGGCGCTGGAGGCCGAACGGCAGCGAATCGGCATGGACCTTCACGACCAGACGCTCGCCGACCTGACACGGCTCGCGCGGCGCATGGAGCGGCTTTCAGGACTTCCGGATATGCATGGTGATGCGCTCGAACCGCTCTGCCGCACCCTGCAGCAATGCATGCACGACCTTCGCCAGATCATCGAGGAGGCCAAGCCGACCGTGCTGCAGCTTTTCGGCGTGGCAGAGGCGATCGAGAACCACCTGGAACGCTCGGTACGCGAAAGCGGCCTGCCCGTCGCCTGGCGAATGGTCGACGAGACGGGTGGAGCATTGCTCGACCTCGACAGGACCGTGGCGACCGCGCTGTTCCGCATCGTCCAGGAAGCAGTCAACAATGCGATCCGTCATGGGCAACCGAAGACGATCCTGGTACATCTGCGTATCCAGGGCGACGCGCTGTCGATCGAGATCAGCGACGACGGAAGCGGCCTGCGCAACGCCCGCGACAAGGCGGGGCACGGGATAGGCAATATGAAGACGCGAGCACGGCTGATCTCGGCAAAATTCGAGATCGCCGGCAATCCCGGCGGGAGCGGCACGACGGCCAAGGTCGTGCTGTCGATGGAACGCAGGCATGTTGCGGAGAAATCGGCATGA
- a CDS encoding response regulator transcription factor, whose product MKVLIVEDDPLHRSYLHEAVRAALPECDTVLEAENGHAGEVQARQSRAEHVVMDLQMSERNGIEAARTIWRERPDTKILFWSNYSDEAYVRGVARIVPEGATYGYVLKSTSDERLKLALRGVFIESQCVIDREVRGIQQKSLGTAHGLSDAEYEILVDVALGLTDKAIAQRKKLSLRSVQNRLQQLYEKLDVYEEPGNGPEGWYNLRMRAVAVALLRKVLNASALERGERELRSARGN is encoded by the coding sequence ATGAAAGTCTTGATCGTTGAAGACGACCCGCTGCACCGGTCCTACCTGCACGAGGCAGTGCGGGCAGCATTGCCGGAATGCGACACGGTCCTGGAGGCGGAAAACGGCCATGCCGGTGAGGTGCAGGCGCGCCAATCCCGGGCCGAGCACGTGGTCATGGACTTGCAGATGAGCGAACGCAACGGCATCGAGGCCGCCCGCACCATCTGGCGCGAACGGCCGGATACCAAGATCCTGTTCTGGTCGAACTATTCCGATGAGGCCTATGTGCGTGGCGTGGCGCGTATCGTTCCGGAAGGTGCGACATACGGATACGTGCTGAAATCCACCTCCGACGAGCGGTTGAAGCTCGCATTGCGCGGCGTCTTCATTGAATCGCAATGTGTTATCGACCGCGAGGTCCGGGGCATCCAGCAGAAAAGCCTCGGTACTGCGCATGGCCTGAGCGACGCGGAATACGAAATCCTGGTGGATGTGGCGCTCGGCCTGACCGACAAGGCGATAGCCCAGCGGAAAAAACTCTCGTTACGAAGTGTCCAGAACCGCCTTCAGCAGCTCTATGAAAAACTGGACGTCTACGAGGAGCCGGGCAATGGGCCAGAGGGCTGGTACAATCTTCGCATGCGCGCGGTCGCCGTCGCCCTGCTCCGTAAGGTGCTGAATGCCAGCGCGCTCGAAAGAGGCGAGCGGGAATTGCGCAGCGCGCGCGGGAATTAG
- a CDS encoding ATP-binding cassette domain-containing protein, with protein sequence MPLNPNEREIAKANLPLLSLKEASFAIEGRVLLHPLTLDLRAGRSIALIGHNGSGKSTMLKLIGRQQALSAGTIQFEGKPLGDWSAREFARRLAYLPQRTPAAPGMLVKELVALGRYPWHGALGRFSAIDRQKVEEAIELTGIGSFAERMVDSLSGGERQRAWLAMLVAQDAACLLLDEPISALDIGHQLEVLSLTHDLCREKGITIITVLHDVNMAARFCDEIVALHSGRLIAHGTPQEVMTTEELARIYDVRMDIICQPSSGRLVALAQ encoded by the coding sequence ATGCCGCTGAACCCAAACGAGCGTGAGATCGCCAAGGCAAATCTCCCTCTCCTGTCATTGAAGGAGGCGAGCTTTGCAATCGAAGGCCGCGTCCTCTTACATCCGCTGACGCTCGATCTTCGGGCAGGCAGGTCGATTGCTCTGATCGGTCACAATGGCTCCGGCAAATCGACGATGTTGAAATTGATCGGCCGGCAGCAGGCGCTGAGCGCGGGCACTATCCAGTTCGAGGGCAAGCCCCTTGGAGACTGGAGTGCGCGGGAATTCGCCCGCCGGCTCGCCTATCTGCCGCAACGGACGCCGGCAGCGCCCGGCATGTTGGTCAAGGAACTCGTGGCGCTCGGGCGTTATCCATGGCACGGCGCGCTCGGCCGGTTCAGCGCCATCGACAGGCAGAAGGTGGAGGAGGCAATCGAGCTCACCGGTATCGGCTCTTTTGCAGAACGCATGGTGGACAGCCTGTCGGGCGGCGAACGCCAGCGTGCCTGGCTTGCCATGCTTGTGGCACAGGATGCCGCCTGCCTTCTGCTCGACGAACCCATCTCCGCGCTCGATATCGGCCATCAGTTGGAAGTCCTGTCCTTGACGCACGATCTTTGCCGCGAAAAGGGCATTACCATCATCACCGTGCTGCACGACGTCAACATGGCCGCCCGCTTCTGCGATGAGATCGTCGCTCTGCATTCCGGCCGGCTGATTGCCCACGGCACCCCGCAGGAGGTCATGACGACCGAGGAACTGGCTCGCATCTACGACGTCCGGATGGATATCATATGCCAGCCCTCAAGCGGCCGGCTGGTGGCGCTGGCCCAGTAA
- a CDS encoding helix-turn-helix domain-containing protein, whose protein sequence is MIFQPRMQNRIEGFSVIGGLRRRYWNGITADLWDVECAAYAGGHYVARDPRLFILLDQRGRGRPVVKLSPKSRGAPQDSSQSPISYIPADMDLWMDIADVQYVRHLDIHFDADILGRRLMEDINPKKLKDPQLLFSDQRVMALAGLIAAEISNPEPLHDLYGDGLALALVIDVLKMVKVPPRRRGTLAVAQLRRATDFITENCMRNIRLQELADLTGLSPSHFSHSFKASTGMAPHDWQMNARLERAKALLASDVCALTEVAAETGFSDQAHFTRVFRKHVGTTPARWRKARQQ, encoded by the coding sequence ATGATCTTTCAACCGCGGATGCAGAACAGGATCGAGGGTTTTTCGGTCATCGGAGGGCTGAGGCGCCGTTACTGGAACGGCATCACCGCCGACCTCTGGGATGTGGAATGCGCAGCCTATGCGGGCGGCCATTACGTGGCGCGGGACCCGCGACTGTTCATCCTGCTCGATCAGCGCGGCCGCGGGCGTCCTGTCGTAAAGCTTTCCCCGAAATCCCGCGGCGCGCCACAGGACAGCAGTCAGAGCCCGATCTCCTACATTCCCGCCGACATGGACCTTTGGATGGACATTGCCGACGTGCAGTATGTGCGCCACCTCGATATCCACTTCGACGCGGACATCCTCGGCCGCCGGCTGATGGAAGACATCAACCCCAAAAAGCTCAAGGATCCCCAGTTGCTGTTCTCCGACCAGCGTGTCATGGCGCTGGCCGGACTGATCGCCGCCGAGATTTCCAATCCGGAGCCGTTGCATGATCTCTATGGGGACGGGCTCGCCCTGGCGCTCGTCATCGATGTCCTGAAGATGGTAAAGGTACCGCCCCGGCGGCGAGGAACGCTGGCAGTAGCGCAGTTGCGGCGCGCTACGGATTTCATCACCGAAAACTGCATGCGCAATATCCGCCTGCAGGAACTCGCCGACCTGACCGGACTGTCGCCATCGCATTTCAGCCATTCGTTCAAGGCATCAACCGGAATGGCGCCCCACGACTGGCAGATGAATGCCCGGCTGGAACGCGCAAAAGCCCTGCTGGCGTCGGACGTCTGCGCGTTAACCGAAGTTGCCGCCGAAACCGGCTTCTCGGACCAGGCGCATTTCACCAGGGTCTTCCGCAAACATGTGGGGACCACTCCGGCCCGCTGGCGGAAGGCCAGGCAGCAGTGA
- a CDS encoding TonB-dependent siderophore receptor, whose amino-acid sequence MNKRKTALGARLGLGASVAFIALCSAWAAHAQDADTTLAPIVIRGEGEGDGTGPVKGYVARQSTTGSKTDTPLKEIPQSVSVIGREEMADRGTVSKIDQVLLYTPGVFGQPYGSDPDTDWIYVRGFNASQTGVFFDSLALTSHAYGGFQLDPFMLERVEVLKGPASVLLGGANAGGVVNLIRKRPTDEPYYHTETGINTNGNAFFGFDISDKVTPDGTFSYRLTGKIAGGDNYTDYSEDLRGFIMPQFTFSPDAGTSLTVWANISGLDQVHTTNGLLPYGGTVVDAGYGKIPRDMFLGDPNFDDGTVVQKMVGYEFEHEFEGGWKFTQNLRYGHLFKREQYVYPFDLNQADAVVGRYSEDITSTADAFNVDNRIENGFDFGGASHKIMAGLDYRYYRLHTDQFASAFGSVPAFDPANPAYGVVLPPLNRDVNQIYTINQVGVYAQDQIKFGDGWIATFNGRYDYVHNEIDDLMPAGTANYSSNDRAWSGRAGLAYEFDNGLTPYVSAATFFSPIVGLTGGAAPKPEEGYQFEAGVKYEPTWLDGSLTASVFDITKQNYTITTGPVTSQLGEVRSRGVEVEGKFNLDENWKVIAAASYTDIEITKDNPTLIGKTPNVVPDVLGSLWLDYTVPAGPLEGLGFGAGVRYRGKSWADNENTLRVPDATVLDAAIRYEKNDWKASLNVTNLFDKEYVAGCNTQYFCGYGEARTVNFKISKVW is encoded by the coding sequence ATGAACAAGAGAAAAACAGCCTTGGGGGCAAGGCTCGGCCTGGGCGCAAGTGTGGCGTTTATTGCCCTTTGCAGCGCGTGGGCGGCTCATGCCCAGGACGCCGATACGACATTGGCGCCGATCGTCATTCGCGGCGAGGGCGAAGGCGACGGAACCGGCCCGGTCAAAGGTTATGTCGCGAGGCAGTCGACGACCGGTTCCAAGACCGATACGCCGCTCAAGGAAATCCCGCAGTCCGTGTCGGTCATTGGCCGGGAAGAAATGGCCGACCGCGGCACCGTCAGCAAGATCGACCAGGTGCTCCTCTATACGCCCGGCGTGTTCGGCCAGCCCTACGGCTCGGACCCCGACACCGACTGGATCTATGTTCGCGGCTTCAATGCTTCGCAGACGGGCGTTTTCTTCGACAGTCTCGCGCTCACCAGTCACGCCTATGGCGGCTTCCAGCTCGATCCGTTCATGCTGGAGCGCGTCGAGGTCCTCAAGGGGCCGGCCTCCGTCCTGCTCGGCGGCGCCAATGCCGGCGGCGTCGTCAACCTGATCCGCAAGCGCCCGACCGACGAGCCCTATTATCACACCGAGACCGGCATCAACACGAATGGCAACGCCTTCTTCGGTTTCGATATTTCCGACAAGGTCACCCCGGACGGCACCTTCAGCTATCGCCTGACCGGCAAGATCGCCGGTGGCGACAACTATACCGACTATAGCGAGGACCTGCGCGGCTTCATCATGCCGCAATTCACCTTCTCGCCGGATGCAGGCACCAGCCTGACGGTCTGGGCCAATATCAGCGGCCTCGACCAGGTCCACACGACCAACGGCCTGCTGCCCTACGGCGGCACGGTCGTCGACGCCGGCTACGGCAAGATCCCGCGCGACATGTTCCTTGGCGACCCGAACTTCGACGATGGCACGGTCGTTCAGAAAATGGTCGGCTACGAGTTCGAGCACGAGTTCGAAGGCGGCTGGAAGTTCACTCAGAACCTGCGTTACGGGCATCTCTTCAAGCGCGAACAGTATGTCTATCCGTTCGACCTCAACCAGGCGGATGCGGTGGTCGGCCGCTACAGCGAAGATATCACCTCGACCGCAGATGCCTTCAACGTGGACAACCGGATCGAAAACGGATTCGATTTCGGCGGCGCATCGCACAAGATCATGGCGGGCCTGGATTATCGGTATTACCGCCTGCATACCGACCAGTTTGCGAGCGCCTTCGGATCTGTCCCTGCCTTCGACCCCGCCAACCCTGCCTATGGTGTGGTTCTGCCGCCGCTCAACCGTGACGTCAACCAGATCTACACGATCAACCAGGTCGGCGTTTACGCGCAGGATCAGATCAAGTTCGGCGATGGCTGGATCGCCACCTTCAACGGCCGCTACGACTACGTCCACAACGAGATCGATGATCTTATGCCGGCAGGAACGGCGAACTATTCCAGCAACGACCGTGCCTGGAGCGGCCGCGCGGGCCTGGCCTACGAGTTCGACAACGGCCTGACGCCCTATGTCAGCGCCGCTACCTTCTTCAGCCCGATCGTCGGCCTGACAGGCGGCGCGGCGCCGAAGCCCGAGGAAGGCTACCAGTTCGAGGCAGGCGTCAAGTACGAGCCGACCTGGCTCGACGGCAGCCTGACGGCCTCCGTCTTCGACATCACGAAGCAGAACTACACGATCACCACCGGCCCGGTAACCAGCCAGCTCGGCGAAGTCCGCTCAAGGGGCGTCGAAGTGGAAGGCAAGTTCAATCTGGACGAGAACTGGAAGGTCATCGCCGCAGCGTCGTATACGGATATCGAGATCACCAAGGACAATCCGACGCTGATCGGAAAGACGCCCAACGTCGTGCCCGACGTTCTTGGTTCGCTCTGGCTCGACTACACCGTTCCGGCAGGGCCGTTGGAAGGGCTCGGCTTCGGCGCCGGCGTCCGCTATCGCGGCAAGTCCTGGGCGGACAATGAGAACACCTTGCGCGTTCCGGATGCGACCGTCCTCGACGCGGCGATCCGCTACGAGAAGAACGACTGGAAGGCGTCCCTGAACGTCACCAACCTGTTCGACAAGGAATATGTCGCAGGCTGCAACACGCAGTATTTCTGCGGCTACGGCGAGGCACGCACCGTCAACTTCAAGATCAGCAAGGTCTGGTAA